A window of Verrucomicrobiia bacterium genomic DNA:
CCGAGGTCGGACGGTTCGTCGAAATCCTCGGGAGGATTGCGGTTGGCGGCGTAAAGGCGGATCTGCTGGTCGGCCAGTTCCCCGTTCACATAGGCGGAAAGCGTGCCTTCCCACTGGTCATTGCCGCCGGGACTGTCCACGTAGGCGATCGGTTCCCACGTGAAGACGAGATGTTGCCATTCCCCGACGACGTAATCCACGCCGGTCACGACATCCTGACCGCTACCGCCCTGGCCGGTGAACATGCGGAAATTCCAGCCATGCCCCTCCGAGGGGGGATAGGAGAGGTTGGGATTGCGCTGGAAGATGACCCAACCGGTGCGGCCGGTGCCGCGCACGTAGCGGTTGTTGAGCGGACACTGGCCTCCCTGCCGGTCGCTCATCGGCCGGATCCACAACTCGACCGCGAAGGGAAGCCCGGCCTCGGGATTGTTCAGCTCATGGAACGGAACGGTGGTGACCGTTCGGCGGGAATTCCGGAAATTGTAGGCCACTGACCCGGCCGTGGTGTCCCCGGCCAGGGGCGATGCGGCCGGACGACGAACTCCTTCGGGCTGGTGGGTGGCGATGCCGGCGCTTCGCGCCTCTCCGAGATTGACCGACACATCCGGACCGTCGGTGATCTCGTCGAGGCGCAGGTACACCGCCGGGTTGCGGGATCGGATCAGGGCGTCGTAGGAGACGGTCCGGTTGACGTTGGTGGCGTTCTGGTAGTGCTCGAGAATCTGCTCCGGCGTGAGTCTGGCCGAATAAAAGGCGAACTCATCGATCCCGCCGAAGTACGGATTGAGGCTGGTGCCGTCCGTGTTGTTGTAGCTGCCGAGCGAAAGTGCGGCATCGCCGAAGACCGCCTGGGACGGATCATTTCCCGACGTGTTCGAGGCGTACCCGGGCGTCTCGCCATCGGCGCCACCCGTCCACTCCGCCATATTGGCTTCCTGGCCATCCACGTAGATCCTCAGCGTGGCGTTCAGGGCATCGGCGGGATCATAGACCACCACCACGTGCGTCCACTTTCCAAGCTCGTATGGGACGCCGCTGGTGATGTCCATGCCGGCGCTGGAACCGCTCCCCCGGAACATCCGGAAGTTCCATCCGACCGGCTCGCTCTCCGCGTGGTCGGCGTTGGGTTTGCGCTGGAAATAGACCCATCCCGTCCGGTCCGCACCCGGGTAGGCGTAGCGATTGCTCAGCGGCGCCTGTCCCGGGACCGCCTGATCACTGGAAGGTTTGAACCAGGCCTCCACCGTGAAGGGCTCGGTCCGGGCGGGATTCATCGCCGCGTTCCACGGGACCTGGGTGCGCGACGTGCCATCGAAGAAGACGGCCCGATTGCCGTCGCCGACGATCGCGCCCGGGATCGAATGCACCCGGCCGAGATCCTGCGTCGCATCGCCCGACGCCCCGACACTCCCCGCATTCCGGTTGACCCCGTCGCGCGAGGTGTCGTCGTCGAGTTGGTAGTAGGCCAGCGGTTGGTCGCTCTGGACCGTACTGGGATAATCAGCCTGGACGGACGTCAGACCGGCAAGGACGGCCAGGACCGGAATCCAAGGGCGGGAGGGGTGGTTCGTCATGGTGGTGGAAGTGGCGCCATTCCCAGACCCTCAATCGCATGACCGGGGCGGGAGTGGCCTGTTGACCGGCGAGGAGCGAGTGGTGCCGCATTGCGGGGGCAACGGCAAGCCGAATCAGCCGAATCAGCCGCCGTCGTCGGGGTCGCACTCGGAATCGAACCGGAAGGCGGTTCCACATTCCCGCAATCCGGTTGCGCCTTTGCCCCGGAGACCCCTTCAGCGGGTCCAACCCCGCAGGAATCCCACGCCTGTCGAGGGAAGCGGCACCGCGACGATGCCGGTCTCGTTGGTGGCCGTCGTCCAGGGTGTCCATGAAAGCAGATCCGGGGACAGCAGGAACTCCACGGACTCGCCTGGGCTTCCGATCCAGACCGCGACGACCTGACCGGCCTCGCCGCGTCTCGACTCCATGCGGGGCAAGGGATCGCCCTGAAGGCGGACAAGTCCCGCCAGCGCCTGTCCATTGTACCTGCTGAAAGGCCCGGCGAGGTAGATGCCTCCATTCCGGGCCAGCAACGCCGAGGTCACCAGGTAGGAGATCGGGTCACCCGAGGAGACGGGGCCGACTCCCGGGTCGAACGTGGTGTCGAGACTGCCGTCCGGATTGAGGCGTGCCACGTTGTTCCTGCGGATGCCATTGACACGATCGAACTTGCCCGCGATCAGCAACCGACCATCGGGCTGGCCCACCATGCACTGGATGGACGGCGGATTGGGGACGCCCCCGTCTGGCAGGATGAAGGTTACTCTGCCAAGCACTCTGGGGCGGTACTCGGGATCTCTTGTGCCGTCGCGGTGCAGTCGGATCACTGCGATCTCCACATCACCCGAAGGGCCCATCCCATCACTCGACGAAACGATCACCCCACCCTCGGGGGTGCTCACCATCGCGCGGCTTCCCACCAGGAAATCCGGCTCCTGAAAGGAAGGGTCCAGGCTGCCGTCCTCTCGGAGTCGAAGGATCAGCTTGGGGCGCACCGGGAAGACGGGCTCATAAAACGTTCCCAGGAGGTAGAGTTCGCCGCCGATTCCCTTCGCGATCGCAGTGACCTGGCCCTCGACCGGAGTCGTCGCGTACTCCTCATCCAGGCGGCCATCCTCGTGCAGTCGGACGATGGCGGACTTCACTCCTTCGGAAGTGGATACCGAGGTCCCTGCAACAAGGATCCTTCCGTCGTCCAGTTCAAGCAGGTGCGCCGCGGCGGGCCCTGGGCCAGCGTCAAACGACGCGTCCAAGGATCCGTCGGCGAGCAGGCGCGCGCGATTGGTGCGGGCGTTCACGCCATCGGTGATGCGAAAGGATCCCGCGATCAGAATTCTTCCATCCCGCAGTCCGGTCACGGCCCTGACCGACATCGGGTCCCCAGGAGGATTGAACGCAGGGTCGAAGCGACCGTCCGCGAGCAACCGCGCAAGGCTCGGGTTGGGAAGGTCCGGACCGCCCTTCAAGGATCCCGCAATCAGCAGCTTCCCGTCGCCCTGGAGCGCCAGGCTCGCAACCGACGAGACATTGAGGCCGTCGGCGAGTCCCGCACGGAAGGCGGGATCCGGCGATGCGGGTGGGGGGGCGGCGATCAGCGCGCCGCCGCCGGCCACCGCCGCAAGGATAAGGGCTGCCCGTCCTAAAACCAGGATCGGGACGAAAGGGCCGCAATGGATGGATTTCATGTGGTTTTCTCCCGGCGCGCCGCCGGTTGGAAGGCCGGTCGGCGGAGCATCGCATCACCGATAACCGGGCCGGGTGAGGAAGGCAATGAAATAATGACTACACAAGGAGTCTAAACGGAAGACGGGTGTGTCCGCAGATTGGAGCGGATCGGGATGTCCCGAATCATCGTGGACGGTAGGCGCGCCAGCTCTCCAGGGCTTCCCGTTCTTCCGCGGACAGGACATCGACCTCGAATCGTTCGGGCTCGCGAAGGTAGGGAATGCGGCCGCCGCGGTGCCAGTGGCGGGCGAGCCACAAGGCCGCCAGGGCGCCCAGTGCGATGCCGCCGCGCAGGACCGCCTGGCTGAGGAACTGGCGGCGGACCATGGGGACGACGGCGGGTACGGCATTGTCCTTCCGCTCCGCGCCGCCTGCTTCATCGTGGATCCGGGCGATGACCGACGGCCAGTTGACTCCGGGCCACGGGCGGAACGACAGGCGGTAGAAGTAGGATTCGCAGCCCTTGCGGGCGCAGTACCCCTGCCGCAGACGTTCCACCCTGGGGTCCTGCCCCTCGTCGGGAGGCGGGGCCGTCAAGGCCATCAGGGCTTCGCCGGAGACCTTCATGCCGCACTGGACGCACTCGCCCTCCGCCACGGGGCTGCGCCCAGCCGGGCATTCGGCGTCGCCCCCGGGGGAACGAGGCAATGCAAGCAGCGCTGTGGCCAGCGCCTGGAAGGCACGGAGGGGCACCACCTGCACCATGGGATCGACTCCGGGTGTCATCCGATTCCTGCCGGCAGCGGCGCGGTCCCGCGTGCCTCTAATCCGCAGCCGCAATGTACCACGTCCAATGCCGCGTTTGCTCGAACGGAAAATAGGGATCGGCGGTGAGCGATCTCGAGAAGTTAAAAACACCCGCGTGGCCGTCCACGAAGAGGACCGGGGAATAGAACCGGGCCGGGGCCATCCGGGGATCCATAAAGTCCGTCTGCCCGCGGTTGCGGTGCCATTGATACCATCGGGGAAGGAAATGCCGTGTGGGATGATGGCATACCTGCGGCACCGCGGGCGGTTCGTACATGAGGATCATGGACGCAGGATCGGGCACTTCGCTCGCGTCCAGGCCCATCAGCGGTCGGGCGACGCGGTGGCGGGTGAAGGGGGTCCGCAGTCCAGCGGGAACGCCGCCATTGAGTTCGTAACTGAATCCCCGGGTCTCCCAGCACGACGGCAGCAGGGTCGCTTCGGGATGAGCAACGCAATCCTGGCTGATCTTGCCCCGATCCACCGGGCAGCGATAGACCTCGGAGGTCCCAAGGTAGGGATGCAGATTGCGGTCCCTGGCCCAGCCGTGATTGGTTTGCAGGCAGTGATCGGAGGGGTCCCGTCCGCCAGAGAAGTGGAACATCTTCCCGCCGTGGTCATCCCATAACATGCGGGCGGCGAACCCGATCTGTCGCAGGTTCCCGAGGCACTGTGTTTCCCG
This region includes:
- a CDS encoding delta-60 repeat domain-containing protein, which encodes MKSIHCGPFVPILVLGRAALILAAVAGGGALIAAPPPASPDPAFRAGLADGLNVSSVASLALQGDGKLLIAGSLKGGPDLPNPSLARLLADGRFDPAFNPPGDPMSVRAVTGLRDGRILIAGSFRITDGVNARTNRARLLADGSLDASFDAGPGPAAAHLLELDDGRILVAGTSVSTSEGVKSAIVRLHEDGRLDEEYATTPVEGQVTAIAKGIGGELYLLGTFYEPVFPVRPKLILRLREDGSLDPSFQEPDFLVGSRAMVSTPEGGVIVSSSDGMGPSGDVEIAVIRLHRDGTRDPEYRPRVLGRVTFILPDGGVPNPPSIQCMVGQPDGRLLIAGKFDRVNGIRRNNVARLNPDGSLDTTFDPGVGPVSSGDPISYLVTSALLARNGGIYLAGPFSRYNGQALAGLVRLQGDPLPRMESRRGEAGQVVAVWIGSPGESVEFLLSPDLLSWTPWTTATNETGIVAVPLPSTGVGFLRGWTR
- a CDS encoding type II secretion system protein; translated protein: MNRFDHEHETVTRHGRWAGFTLIELLVVIAILGILASMLLPALARGPERARETQCLGNLRQIGFAARMLWDDHGGKMFHFSGGRDPSDHCLQTNHGWARDRNLHPYLGTSEVYRCPVDRGKISQDCVAHPEATLLPSCWETRGFSYELNGGVPAGLRTPFTRHRVARPLMGLDASEVPDPASMILMYEPPAVPQVCHHPTRHFLPRWYQWHRNRGQTDFMDPRMAPARFYSPVLFVDGHAGVFNFSRSLTADPYFPFEQTRHWTWYIAAAD
- a CDS encoding LamG domain-containing protein; amino-acid sequence: MTNHPSRPWIPVLAVLAGLTSVQADYPSTVQSDQPLAYYQLDDDTSRDGVNRNAGSVGASGDATQDLGRVHSIPGAIVGDGNRAVFFDGTSRTQVPWNAAMNPARTEPFTVEAWFKPSSDQAVPGQAPLSNRYAYPGADRTGWVYFQRKPNADHAESEPVGWNFRMFRGSGSSAGMDITSGVPYELGKWTHVVVVYDPADALNATLRIYVDGQEANMAEWTGGADGETPGYASNTSGNDPSQAVFGDAALSLGSYNNTDGTSLNPYFGGIDEFAFYSARLTPEQILEHYQNATNVNRTVSYDALIRSRNPAVYLRLDEITDGPDVSVNLGEARSAGIATHQPEGVRRPAASPLAGDTTAGSVAYNFRNSRRTVTTVPFHELNNPEAGLPFAVELWIRPMSDRQGGQCPLNNRYVRGTGRTGWVIFQRNPNLSYPPSEGHGWNFRMFTGQGGSGQDVVTGVDYVVGEWQHLVFTWEPIAYVDSPGGNDQWEGTLSAYVNGELADQQIRLYAANRNPPEDFDEPSDLGIGAYNAASGLGDNPFEGDIAELVIYNDYVPSLEQIRAHYQAGVNADLGRNYPSLVLSTPFAGKLEETGGPVTQRQGPATYLRFNDTAQYPLANSGTLGKVADGSAVLTANTAPGPRPPAFPGFAGSNTGLALNGTDQWASFNHPSGLDFEGQITLQAWVRPEATQGERARILSHGPQTPSAFLSRFLDYTEDPFEDALVNTTEVFLAIEDGTYTVGSRTSTVDPSLAPAELPVIASHVAAFPVPSSDLGGDQWVHLAGSYDGTHWRLYRNGVEVASAASGTGALRVPRGDWAIGSSGNGWADHFAGGIDEVAIYNRALSPARILAHYQAATQAGTPEIRITIARDANGVVLTWPAGAVLQSAGSVTGPFVDVPGSPASPHSVAFGETTFYRARQ